From the Desulfobacterales bacterium genome, the window GCATGAAATTTCAGTGACGACCCGTCCCGCAAAGGAAACCCTGTTGCGGCCGTAGCCGGTTGCCACAACTGTGTCGACATCGGCAGTCTGCAGTCCTGCCTCGCCAAGGACATCTGTAAAGACAGTTTCTGCGGCGGCCTGGGCCTGATAGCCGGTTGCCGTTATCTTTTCCGAAATTATTTTTCCGTCTCTGATAACCACCGCCTTGGTGGTAATGGACCCGACATCAATGCCGACGGTAATCATCTGATTCAACCTTCCTTTTATTCGCCTTTGCCTGAATACCCTGCTGCTTGCAGCAGGGATGAAAGGCGAGGTGAACCGCGCCGAAACTCAACTGAGCGTAGGCGAGTTAAGGCTTCGGCGCAATTCCGCTTTGATACCCTGCAGCTTGTCGAAGATCCCGGTTTATCGGGGCTGCGGGGAGCTTCATTTTCGATTCTCCAGCACTTCCATAAAAGCGTCGATGCGGGTATCAACCTGGCTTTCAGCGAAGCTGCGTTCATCCACCATGTCGGCCTCGATCAGTAAAACCGGCACGTCCCGCTCCCGCTGGATGATTTTTTTAATATCGTACTGGCCGAATGAATAGGGCTTGCAGCTTCGGTTGGAATGCATGACCACCCCGTCGGCAGCGTACTTGTCGATCATGGCGATGACATCCCGGGCCATTTCATCCACACCGATATTCAGATAGATGCGGGAGTAGGCTTCGGCCATGGTTCCTAAAAAGTCGGCTTCGTCAAGATATTTCATCGTGCCGCACCAGGCCGACGTGTAGGTGTCGGCCACCAGGCAGGCTTCATGGGCGGCGAATTTTTCCGACAGCCAGCGGGTGCGGTACCAGATCGGCAGGTTATCCCATAATAATCGGTAGGTTTCTTTGGGGACTGCGCTGATACGGTTTTCAATTCTTGTTTTCATTTCCGCCAGCAGCGCCGTGTAGTAATCCACAACCGTCTGGGTGCCCCGCAGGGTGACGATCAGGGCCAGATGAAAAAAAGCGTCAAAGGCGCTCATGGGCGCAGGTTTGTGCATGGTGGTGTCCAGAACCGCCTGCCACAGGCGCTGTCCTTCCAGGGACAGGCGGCCGACCTGATGCATGCGGTCGACGTCCATTTTACTGGCGCAGACGCCTTCAAGAAATTCGATGTACTCATCCACCTGGCGGCGCACATAGCGCCGAGCTTCGGCTGAAAATTCCGTATGACAGAACGGCGTGTCAAAAATAAAAAGCGGCACTCCGAAATGACGGGCCTGTACCTGGTACCATTTTAAGACCGTTCCGCAGATATTATTGCAGCACACCAGCATGTCCGGTTTGGGCAGTCCGCCGATGGGGCCTCCGTTAATGGGCGCACAGGCGATATCGGCCCGGGCATAAGAACACAGATCTCTGGCGTATCCCATGGATTCGGCTTTTTCACACAAGTCCGATCCCATTTTAGACGCGCCGATCATGGCGCCGTGGTTTTCAGGGTAGACAGGGATGACATCCATGGCAATCAGTGGCTCAACCGGTCCGCCGCTGGTGATCCAGGCGACTTTTTTGCCGGTCTGTTCGGCTGTTTTGGCCTCGATATAATAGCCTGTCATGATTTCTTTCATCTTGCCGACGGATTTGATTTTTCGTTTTTCCTTTTCAGGATCAGCAGGCTTGGGTTCATTGCTCATGGTCTTCCCCCATTTCATTATTTTAGACTATAATGTTTCCAAAAATGCCTGGCATCTTGTTTTCAACTGCTCCTCGGAAGGCAGTGGCGCTTCAATTTCAAGCAGCATGCTTGCAATTCCCTCCTTAACCAGCAGCTCCTTAACATAGGGATAATCAAAGGCATGGGGGTCGCAGAATTTTAAAAATAGAAAAATGACCCCGTCCGCCTTATTGTTTTTCGCGATGTTCACAAGGGCTTCGCCCCGTCGAAACAGGTCGGTGTGCTTTGCCGGGCATTCTATTTTATCCATATAGCGCTCGGCGATGGATTCGATGATATCGCCGTGCGGAGCGATGGAGCCCTCAAAATAGCGGGCGCCGCTGCAACTGTCGTCCCAAACGATCGCGGCGCCGCAGTCTTCAATGAGGGAATGAACAGACGGTATGTTGCACATGCCGCCGCTGAGGACCAGCCGTTTCAGGGACTGAGACGGTTGGGGCTTTATTGCGCTTAAATCCCTGAGGATGGCCGATAGTTTTTCTGAAAAAACCTCACGGTCCATGATCATGGATGCTTTTACGAGCGCCTGGAGGTCGTTGCTGCTGATCAGCGAGGGATTTTCGCGCCGGAGATCAAACATCTGTTTCATATCGCTGCGCATCCGGTTGTATAGACCGGCAGCCCTTTGAAGATCGTCGGTTGTGATGGTGCAGTCCAGATGGCCGGACAGTTCATTTTTAAATTTTTTAAAGACGCTTTTCAGGTATTCCCTGGCGCTGGCGGTATCGAGCTTCACCGGCAGCCCGATATCCGAGTGAAATCCAAAGGTTAAATTGATACGCCAGATATCGGAAAGCCGCTGGATCGTGTCACAAGTATGCGGAAAGACCGTTCCGTCTAAAAACGCCAGCTTGCCTGAAAGGGCGTCGGCCAAGGCGCTGCGGACGAAACTGCAACTGTAGGCCTGCAAATGTTCATCCGAACGGGAAATGGCTTCGCCCGACCCGAAAATACGAAAGGGCAGGGCGCCGGCCGCATGGATGATTTCCTCGGGGGTATAGGAGCAGAAGTGTCCGACGATCTTACGGCGATTCGCTTCTTTCCAGTTGCGGGCATAGTCGAACGGGTCAGTGACGATGTCATGAAACAGTTGAAATTCCGTCATATGGAGTGACTCCCTTGCAGATGTTTCACACCGCGGCAGTTTTCTCATTGATATCGGCAACAACGGCAGCAATTGATTTTATAAATGATGGTTTATTCCATCTGCTGCAAAAAATCAACCGCATCAAGAGATATGGGCCGCGTGTTGTTTTCTTCCGGCCTTTTTCGCTCTTGACACCGTATGACGCATTTTCTAAACTCCCGGCAGGATAAACACAGGTAAAGGCTGTAATTTAATATGGACCGCATCGGGGTGAAATAATGATCCTGGATAATAAAAAAGAAGCGCTTTTGAAAGATACCCGCAATGTGCTGGGCGACCTGCGGGAGACCCTGGGCCGTGCCAAGGCCGGGGAAGCTGACCGAACGGCGCTGACGGATTCAATCTCCCAGTTGGATGAGCTTTTTCTGCTCGTGGTGGCCGGGGAGTTCAATTCGGGTAAAAGCGCGTTTGTCAATGCCCTCCTGGGTCAAAAAATTCAAGCCGAAGGGGTAACCCCCACCACCAGCAAGATCCACCTGTTGAAATATGGCGAAGTCCTTGACAGCCGTCCGGGGGAGCGGGGCGTATGGATTCAGACAGCGCCGATTCCGCTGCTGCAGCATACGAATATCGTGGACACGCCCGGTACCAACGCCATTCAGCGGGAACATGAAATATTAACCACTGAATTCGTGCCCCGCAGCGACCTGGTCTTGTTTATTACATCGGCAGACCGCCCCTTTACCGAAAGCGAGCGGGCTTTTCTGGAAAAGATCAAGTCCTGGGGCAAGAAAATCGTTCTGATTATCAATAAGATAGATATCCTGACGCCCGAAGAGGCTGAAAAGGTTGCTGCTTTTGTAGAGGCTGCCGCCAACCGTCTGATCAATGAAATCCCTGTCATTTTTTCAGTGTCATCGCGAAAAGCC encodes:
- a CDS encoding BadF/BadG/BcrA/BcrD ATPase family protein; the encoded protein is MITVGIDVGSITTKAVVIRDGKIISEKITATGYQAQAAAETVFTDVLGEAGLQTADVDTVVATGYGRNRVSFAGRVVTEISC
- a CDS encoding 2-hydroxyacyl-CoA dehydratase — protein: MSNEPKPADPEKEKRKIKSVGKMKEIMTGYYIEAKTAEQTGKKVAWITSGGPVEPLIAMDVIPVYPENHGAMIGASKMGSDLCEKAESMGYARDLCSYARADIACAPINGGPIGGLPKPDMLVCCNNICGTVLKWYQVQARHFGVPLFIFDTPFCHTEFSAEARRYVRRQVDEYIEFLEGVCASKMDVDRMHQVGRLSLEGQRLWQAVLDTTMHKPAPMSAFDAFFHLALIVTLRGTQTVVDYYTALLAEMKTRIENRISAVPKETYRLLWDNLPIWYRTRWLSEKFAAHEACLVADTYTSAWCGTMKYLDEADFLGTMAEAYSRIYLNIGVDEMARDVIAMIDKYAADGVVMHSNRSCKPYSFGQYDIKKIIQRERDVPVLLIEADMVDERSFAESQVDTRIDAFMEVLENRK
- a CDS encoding 2-hydroxyacyl-CoA dehydratase family protein — encoded protein: MTEFQLFHDIVTDPFDYARNWKEANRRKIVGHFCSYTPEEIIHAAGALPFRIFGSGEAISRSDEHLQAYSCSFVRSALADALSGKLAFLDGTVFPHTCDTIQRLSDIWRINLTFGFHSDIGLPVKLDTASAREYLKSVFKKFKNELSGHLDCTITTDDLQRAAGLYNRMRSDMKQMFDLRRENPSLISSNDLQALVKASMIMDREVFSEKLSAILRDLSAIKPQPSQSLKRLVLSGGMCNIPSVHSLIEDCGAAIVWDDSCSGARYFEGSIAPHGDIIESIAERYMDKIECPAKHTDLFRRGEALVNIAKNNKADGVIFLFLKFCDPHAFDYPYVKELLVKEGIASMLLEIEAPLPSEEQLKTRCQAFLETL